A stretch of Mucilaginibacter terrae DNA encodes these proteins:
- a CDS encoding response regulator, with protein sequence MTASTSKPISILLVDDDEINNFISIKLIKKALVYADITACLDGSYAINQLLEIQEKNPENLPDYILLDINMPIMNGWEFLDEYKRLGLDPLGKSKIFIISSSVFSNDINKAKSYELVKDFISKPLNVEKIKELFSVEKIV encoded by the coding sequence ATGACAGCGAGCACCTCCAAACCTATTAGTATACTATTGGTTGATGATGATGAGATCAACAATTTTATTTCGATAAAATTAATTAAAAAAGCATTGGTTTATGCTGACATAACCGCTTGTTTGGACGGCAGCTATGCTATTAACCAGCTTTTGGAAATTCAGGAAAAGAACCCCGAAAACCTGCCCGATTATATCCTGCTCGATATTAATATGCCTATTATGAACGGTTGGGAGTTTTTAGACGAATATAAGCGTTTAGGCCTCGACCCATTGGGTAAATCAAAAATCTTCATTATATCTTCCTCAGTTTTTAGTAACGACATCAACAAAGCCAAATCATACGAATTGGTAAAAGACTTTATTTCGAAGCCATTGAACGTAGAGAAAATAAAAGAGTTGTTTTCTGTTGAAAAAATCGTTTAA
- a CDS encoding ligase-associated DNA damage response DEXH box helicase — protein sequence MKSKGQQIIGDWFKQKGWRQFPFQQEMQDAYLGGYSGLLNAPTGSGKTFALFLPFLVGYINQYPDTYQTRNNNGLLMLWITPLRALTNDIRKAMQEVCDEIGLPWRIGTRTGDTSAAEKQALRKKLPEVLLTTPESLHLMLAQKNYPDMFKHLQVVVIDEWHELLGTKRGVQVELGLSRLKNLTPTLSKGEGDKNPSIGGNKYPHYHTTDALSWHANIGNAKQMRAQPTEAESVLWQFLRNNGLGCKFRRQHLIGNYIPDFVCLEKKLVVEVDGDYHNTDEQRVLDEQRTAYLNEKGYKVVRFNNDQVLHDIDNVVLSIKKTLDAGSDKKKSPLPLGEGWGGVIWGISATIGNLEQAAEVLLGNAFPPERIKMIRANIEKKLDIRSVIPQDVENYSWTGHIGLKLLPEVMEIVEKSKTTLIFTNTRAQSEIWYHAILNNYPDYAGIMAMHHGSLDNDLRNWVEQALHQGILKVVVCTSSLDLGVDFRPVDTVVQVGSPKGVARFMQRAGRSGHHPGAVSKAYYIPTHSLELLEGAALKQAISETRFESRDPILLAIDVLIQYMVTLAVSDGFRADELYEEVKSTYAFADLRRNEFGELLDFITTGGATLSQYDEFLKVEVEDGLFKVNSRRVAMRHRFSIGTITSYATLRVKMLHGGSLGSIEEGFVARLKPGDTFWFAGRSLEFVQLKEMTAIVRKSNKTKGLIPSWAGGRMPLSSQLSAVLRDKLDEVAQHLEKDEEVVALRSLFNLQEQLSHLPRKNDLLIESFESRDGHHLFVYPFEGRLVHEGMASLIAYRMGKIRKATYSIAMNDYGFELLTDEPIPLMEALEEDLFSIHNLIDDIQHSLNANEMARRRFRDIAQIGGLIFNGYPGQPIKNRHLQASTGLLFDVFTEYEPDNLLIRQAYNEALAFQLEEFRLREALQRIQKQEIVIKVLERPTPFAFPIMVDRLREKITMETLEERVAKMARSYNAMENFDEPMEPAPEPAKPRKRKL from the coding sequence ATGAAGAGCAAAGGGCAGCAAATTATAGGCGACTGGTTTAAGCAAAAAGGCTGGCGGCAGTTCCCGTTTCAGCAGGAAATGCAGGATGCTTATCTGGGCGGCTATTCGGGTTTGCTTAACGCGCCAACCGGTAGCGGTAAAACCTTTGCGCTGTTTTTACCCTTTTTGGTGGGCTATATTAACCAATACCCCGATACCTACCAAACCCGAAACAATAACGGTTTGCTGATGCTGTGGATAACGCCCTTGCGTGCCTTAACCAACGACATACGCAAAGCCATGCAGGAGGTGTGCGACGAAATAGGCCTCCCCTGGCGCATAGGCACCCGCACCGGCGACACCTCAGCCGCCGAAAAGCAGGCCCTTCGCAAAAAGCTCCCCGAAGTATTGCTCACCACCCCCGAAAGTCTGCACCTGATGCTGGCGCAAAAAAACTACCCCGACATGTTTAAGCACCTGCAGGTGGTGGTAATTGATGAATGGCACGAGTTGTTAGGAACCAAAAGGGGTGTGCAGGTGGAGTTGGGCTTGTCGAGGCTCAAAAATCTCACCCCGACCCTCTCCAAAGGAGAGGGAGATAAGAACCCTTCTATCGGGGGAAATAAATATCCTCATTATCATACTACGGATGCTTTGAGCTGGCATGCCAATATTGGCAATGCCAAGCAAATGAGGGCGCAACCCACCGAAGCAGAGAGTGTTCTTTGGCAATTTCTACGGAATAATGGTTTAGGTTGTAAATTCAGGAGACAACATCTTATTGGTAATTACATTCCTGATTTTGTTTGTCTGGAGAAAAAATTGGTAGTTGAGGTTGACGGCGATTACCATAACACTGATGAACAACGGGTTCTTGACGAGCAGCGTACCGCTTATCTGAATGAAAAAGGTTACAAAGTTGTGCGGTTTAATAATGATCAAGTTCTGCATGATATTGACAATGTTGTTCTATCAATCAAAAAAACACTTGATGCTGGAAGTGATAAGAAAAAAAGCCCCCTCCCCCTTGGGGAGGGCTGGGGTGGGGTTATCTGGGGCATTAGCGCAACCATAGGTAACCTTGAGCAGGCGGCCGAAGTGCTGTTAGGCAATGCCTTCCCGCCGGAGCGGATAAAGATGATACGGGCTAATATTGAAAAGAAGCTGGACATACGCTCGGTTATTCCGCAGGATGTGGAAAATTACTCGTGGACAGGCCACATAGGCCTTAAACTGCTACCCGAGGTAATGGAGATCGTAGAGAAGAGCAAAACCACGCTCATTTTTACCAATACCCGTGCACAATCGGAAATATGGTATCACGCCATCCTCAATAACTATCCCGATTATGCAGGCATAATGGCCATGCACCACGGCTCGCTGGATAATGATTTGCGTAACTGGGTGGAGCAGGCGCTGCACCAGGGGATACTCAAAGTGGTGGTTTGCACTTCGAGTTTAGATTTAGGGGTTGATTTTCGTCCGGTTGATACGGTAGTACAGGTGGGCAGCCCTAAAGGCGTGGCTCGTTTTATGCAGCGGGCAGGGCGCAGCGGTCACCACCCGGGGGCTGTATCCAAAGCATATTATATTCCTACCCACTCACTGGAGTTATTGGAAGGCGCGGCGCTTAAACAAGCCATTTCCGAAACCCGCTTTGAAAGCCGCGACCCTATTTTGCTGGCTATTGATGTGCTTATACAATATATGGTTACGCTGGCCGTTTCTGATGGCTTCAGGGCTGATGAATTGTACGAAGAAGTTAAAAGCACCTACGCCTTTGCCGATCTGCGCCGGAACGAATTTGGCGAACTACTCGATTTCATTACCACCGGCGGAGCTACGCTATCACAGTACGACGAATTTTTAAAGGTTGAGGTAGAAGACGGCCTGTTTAAAGTGAATAGCCGCCGGGTAGCCATGCGCCATCGGTTTAGCATTGGTACCATTACCAGTTATGCCACTTTGCGGGTTAAGATGCTGCATGGTGGCTCATTGGGGTCGATAGAGGAGGGCTTTGTGGCACGCCTTAAACCCGGTGATACCTTTTGGTTCGCGGGCCGTAGCCTGGAGTTTGTTCAGCTGAAAGAAATGACAGCCATTGTACGAAAATCAAACAAAACAAAGGGCTTAATACCCAGCTGGGCGGGCGGGCGCATGCCGCTATCATCACAACTATCGGCCGTGCTGCGCGATAAGTTAGACGAGGTAGCCCAGCATCTTGAAAAAGATGAAGAAGTGGTGGCGTTACGCTCACTTTTTAATTTACAGGAGCAATTGTCTCATTTGCCCCGAAAAAATGATTTGCTCATCGAATCATTCGAGTCGCGCGATGGGCATCATTTGTTTGTTTACCCCTTTGAGGGGCGATTGGTGCATGAGGGCATGGCCTCCTTGATAGCTTACCGCATGGGCAAGATCAGGAAAGCCACCTACAGCATTGCCATGAACGATTATGGCTTTGAGCTGCTTACCGATGAGCCCATACCGTTGATGGAGGCTTTGGAAGAAGACCTGTTCAGCATCCATAATTTAATTGATGATATTCAGCATAGCTTAAATGCTAATGAAATGGCCCGGAGGCGTTTCAGGGACATTGCGCAAATTGGCGGATTAATATTTAATGGTTACCCGGGCCAGCCTATTAAAAACAGGCATTTGCAAGCCAGCACAGGGCTTTTGTTTGATGTATTTACCGAGTACGAACCCGATAATTTACTCATACGCCAGGCATACAATGAAGCCTTAGCCTTTCAGTTAGAAGAATTCAGGCTGCGCGAGGCTTTGCAGCGCATACAAAAGCAGGAAATAGTTATTAAAGTGCTGGAGCGCCCTACCCCTTTTGCCTTCCCCATTATGGTTGATAGGTTGCGCGAAAAGATCACCATGGAAACATTGGAAGAACGCGTTGCCAAAATGGCCCGCAGCTACAATGCCATGGAGAACTTTGACGAACCAATGGAGCCTGCGCCCGAGCCGGCTAAACCGCGAAAGAGAAAACTTTAA
- a CDS encoding MBL fold metallo-hydrolase translates to MEIFALGEGSYSVDSSKQFIPFNPATDNAKDRPGSLFIHVNPFLVKTDRDLIVLDSGLGLKDSSGEPIIHQNIRKAGFAPGEVTLVLQSHLHYDHTGGLVVERNGKLEPSFPQAVHVINKGEWEVAMSGKSSSYRKPIFETLEREAKIEFVEGDGEVRPGIHYELSGGHTQYHQVFLIENDGQKCFFGGDELPEPEQLLRKFAAKYDYDGKKAMHLREEYGAKASAENWACLFYHAKSTAIGYVKQQDDTFSITPY, encoded by the coding sequence ATGGAAATTTTTGCATTAGGCGAAGGCTCTTACTCGGTTGACTCATCCAAACAATTTATTCCCTTCAATCCAGCCACCGATAATGCAAAAGACCGCCCCGGTTCGCTGTTCATCCACGTAAACCCGTTTTTAGTTAAAACCGACCGCGACCTCATCGTGCTCGACAGCGGCCTCGGATTAAAAGATAGCTCCGGCGAACCCATCATTCATCAAAACATACGCAAAGCCGGTTTTGCGCCGGGCGAAGTTACGCTGGTGCTGCAATCGCACCTGCATTATGATCATACCGGGGGTTTAGTAGTTGAGCGCAATGGTAAACTGGAGCCAAGCTTTCCGCAGGCGGTGCATGTGATTAATAAAGGTGAGTGGGAAGTAGCCATGTCGGGCAAATCAAGCTCGTACCGCAAACCCATATTTGAAACCCTGGAACGCGAAGCTAAGATAGAATTTGTAGAAGGCGATGGCGAGGTCCGCCCCGGTATTCACTATGAACTTTCGGGAGGGCATACGCAATACCACCAGGTATTTTTAATTGAAAACGACGGGCAAAAATGCTTTTTTGGGGGAGATGAGCTTCCGGAGCCAGAGCAATTACTGCGAAAGTTTGCAGCAAAGTATGATTACGACGGTAAAAAAGCCATGCACCTCCGCGAGGAATACGGAGCAAAGGCATCGGCCGAAAACTGGGCTTGTTTATTTTACCATGCCAAATCAACAGCTATTGGCTATGTAAAACAACAGGATGATACGTTTAGTATTACGCCTTATTAA
- the treF gene encoding alpha,alpha-trehalase TreF gives MMRIKNLLLPLITCFIYLSAVAQVKTPAQLYPGLFEDVQMQQVYADGKTFVDATPRRPVTAILEEYEESKNKPGFDLKKFVKTYFNTPAENGIPYKSNIQAGIRKHIDTLWTVLQHAADTAKGTTLISLPHNYIVPGGRFREVYYWDSYFTMLGLEEAKHYDLIESMVKNFAYLVDKYGHIPNGNRTYYISRSQPPFFAMMVELLARHKGKKVLQTYKLQLIKEYEYWMHGSNKLKNGTAAEHAVRLVDGSILNRYWDASETPREESYREDVLAGKETKQNKADFYRNIRAAAESGWDFSSRWMADGKSLATIETTNLIAVDLNSLLYNLERVIARAYEVDGRMKSATVYREKAFKRKAALSKYCWDAKTGCYRDYNWKLKTLSAQVSIATAFPLFFSMTDSAQARQITDLIKDKFVQPGGVATTLNSTGQQWDQPNGWAPLQYITIVGLRNYKQDALAQNIAQRWIQINLKEFNRTGKLLEKYDVQHTDASAGGGEYPLQDGFGWTNGVLLKLMNMYKQK, from the coding sequence ATGATGCGTATTAAAAATTTATTACTGCCGCTTATTACTTGTTTTATCTATTTATCTGCCGTTGCACAAGTTAAAACACCCGCCCAATTATACCCGGGTTTGTTTGAAGATGTACAAATGCAGCAGGTATATGCCGATGGTAAAACATTTGTTGATGCTACACCCCGTAGACCGGTTACTGCCATACTTGAAGAATATGAGGAGTCGAAAAATAAGCCGGGGTTTGATTTGAAAAAATTTGTAAAGACATACTTTAATACACCTGCCGAGAATGGCATTCCGTATAAAAGTAATATACAGGCCGGCATACGCAAACATATTGATACCTTATGGACAGTATTGCAACACGCAGCAGATACGGCAAAAGGCACCACACTCATCTCCCTGCCGCATAATTACATTGTGCCCGGAGGGCGTTTCAGAGAAGTTTATTATTGGGACTCGTACTTTACCATGCTGGGCCTTGAGGAAGCCAAACATTATGATTTGATAGAAAGTATGGTGAAAAATTTTGCCTACCTGGTAGATAAGTACGGACATATACCCAACGGCAACCGCACGTATTATATAAGCCGCTCGCAGCCGCCATTTTTTGCCATGATGGTTGAGTTGCTGGCGCGGCATAAAGGTAAAAAGGTACTGCAAACTTACAAGCTGCAATTAATTAAAGAGTATGAGTACTGGATGCATGGCTCAAACAAATTAAAAAACGGCACGGCTGCCGAACATGCTGTACGACTTGTCGACGGCAGTATTCTTAACCGGTACTGGGACGCCAGTGAAACTCCGCGCGAAGAATCATACCGCGAAGATGTGCTGGCCGGCAAAGAAACTAAACAGAATAAGGCCGATTTTTACCGTAATATACGGGCAGCGGCCGAGTCGGGTTGGGATTTTAGCAGCCGCTGGATGGCCGATGGTAAAAGCCTGGCCACTATTGAAACTACAAACCTAATTGCGGTTGACCTGAACAGTTTGCTATATAATCTGGAAAGAGTGATTGCCCGCGCTTATGAAGTTGATGGTAGGATGAAATCGGCCACCGTATATCGTGAAAAAGCATTTAAGCGCAAAGCTGCTTTGTCGAAATATTGCTGGGATGCTAAAACAGGCTGCTACCGCGATTATAACTGGAAACTCAAAACACTATCGGCGCAGGTGAGTATTGCTACGGCATTTCCGCTATTTTTTAGCATGACTGATAGTGCGCAGGCCCGGCAAATTACGGATTTAATTAAAGATAAGTTTGTGCAGCCCGGTGGTGTAGCCACAACATTAAATTCAACCGGCCAGCAATGGGACCAACCCAACGGTTGGGCTCCGCTGCAATACATTACTATTGTAGGCTTGCGTAACTATAAACAAGATGCCCTGGCACAAAACATAGCCCAACGCTGGATTCAAATCAACCTGAAAGAATTTAACCGCACCGGCAAGCTGCTCGAAAAGTATGATGTTCAACATACTGATGCCAGCGCCGGAGGTGGCGAATACCCACTGCAGGATGGTTTTGGCTGGACGAATGGGGTATTGCTAAAGCTGATGAACATGTATAAACAAAAATAA
- a CDS encoding YceI family protein, giving the protein MKKLTTLFVAVIAVALVAFKPIAPVTFKVDTQRSKIEWTGKKVTGQHTGTIKLASGEVATNGKVPTGGKFAIDMNSMDCTDLSGEAKGKLLGHLKSEDFFGTEKYPTAEFTATKITPAGAGKVNVTGNIVIKGKTSVITFPATYAVAGNNLTVTATDVKVDRTKHDIRYGSKSFFESIGDKAIDDEFLLNINLVATR; this is encoded by the coding sequence ATGAAAAAATTAACGACCTTATTTGTAGCAGTTATTGCGGTAGCTTTAGTTGCTTTTAAACCAATTGCCCCTGTAACTTTTAAAGTTGACACGCAAAGAAGTAAAATTGAGTGGACTGGTAAAAAAGTTACCGGCCAGCACACCGGCACTATTAAATTAGCATCGGGCGAAGTTGCTACTAACGGTAAAGTTCCAACCGGTGGTAAATTTGCTATCGACATGAACAGCATGGATTGTACAGATCTAAGCGGCGAAGCCAAAGGAAAATTATTAGGTCACTTAAAATCAGAAGATTTCTTTGGTACCGAAAAATATCCAACTGCCGAATTTACCGCAACTAAAATTACACCTGCAGGTGCCGGTAAAGTAAACGTAACCGGTAACATCGTTATTAAAGGTAAAACCAGCGTTATTACTTTCCCTGCTACTTACGCTGTTGCTGGCAATAACTTAACTGTTACTGCAACTGATGTTAAAGTTGACCGCACTAAACACGATATCCGTTACGGTTCGAAAAGCTTTTTCGAGAGCATTGGCGACAAAGCTATTGATGATGAGTTTTTATTAAATATTAATTTGGTAGCTACACGCTAA